The nucleotide sequence GAAGGGCGGCGGCGAAGGCTCGAAGTGCGCTCTCGTGTACGGCCAGATGAACGAGCCTCCGGGCGCGCGCGCCCGCGTCGGCCTCACCGGTCTGACCGTCGCAGAACATTTCCGCGATCAGGGCCAGGACGTGCTGTTCTTCGTCGACAACATCTTCCGCTTCACTCAGGCTGGTTCGGAAGTGTCCGCTCTGCTCGGCCGTATTCCGAGCGCCGTGGGCTATCAGCCGACGCTCGCGACCGACATGGGCGCGCTGCAGGAGCGCATCACCACCACGCACAAGGGTTCGATCACCTCGGTGCAGGCCATTTACGTTCCGGCCGACGACTTGACCGATCCGGCGCCGGCCACCTCGTTCGCCCACTTGGACGCGACGACCGTGTTGAACCGCGCGATTTCGGAAAAGGGCATCTATCCCGCGGTGGATCCGCTGGATTCGACCTCGCGCATGCTTTCGCCGCTGATCGTCGGCGAGGAGCATTACCTCACCGCGCGCATGGTTCAGCAGGTGCTGCAGAAGTACAAGTCGCTTCAGGACATCATCGCCATTCTCGGCATGGACGAACTGTCGGAAGAGGACAAGATCGCCGTGGCACGCGCCCGCAAGATCGAGCGCTTCCTGTCGCAGCCGTTCTTCGTCGCTGAAATCTTCACCGGTTCGCCGGGCAAGTTCGTCGACCTCGCCGATACCATCAAGGGCTTCAAGGGCCTTTGCGAAGGCAAGTACGATCACCTGCCGGAAGCGGCCTTCTACATGGTCGGCACGATCGAAGAAGCCGTCGAGAAGGGCAAGAAGCTCGCAGCAGAAGCGGCGTAATCACGATGGCCACCTTTCACTTCGATCTCGTATCACCTGAAAGAATCGCCTTCTCGGGCGAAGTCGAGCAGGTCGATATTCCCGGCGTCGAGGGTGACCTCGGCGTGATGGCTGGCCATGCGCCGCTGGTGGCGAGCATTCGCCCCGGCATCATGACCGTGACCGTCGGCGGCAAGCACGAGAAGATCATCGTGCTCGGCGGCCTTGCGGAAATCTCCGAGAAGGGTTTGACGGTTCTTGCCGATACCGCAACGTCGGTGGCGGAACTCGACGCAGCTGCCTTCGCCGACAAGATCGCTCAGATGGAAGAGGATCTGAAGGAAAAGGAAGGTTCGGTCCTCGATCAGGCGATCGAGCGGCTCGATCACTTCAAGACCATCCAGCGGCAGATCGTCAATTCAACAGCGATGCATTGAGCGTTGTTACATCGAAGTCAAAAAGCCCTGCACTGCAGGGCTTTTTTGCATTCTGGACTTATTATTTCCCGGCGAACCTGGTGAATTCCTTGACCACGCGCTCATAGACCGGCCGCTTGAACGGCACGATCAGCTCGGGAAGATTCTTCATCGGCTCCCAGCGCCAGTCGATGAACTCCGGCTTGTGGCCGGCCGGTGAAGCGACGTTGATCTCGCTATCCTTGCCGGTGAACCGGAGCGCGTACCACTTCTGCTTCTGTCCGCGAAACCGGCCCTTCCAGGCGCGGCCGGCGACGGTGCGCGGAATATCGTAGGTCAGCCATTCCGGCACTTCGCCCAGCTTCTCCACCGAGCGGGCGTTGGTCTCCTCATAGAGTTCACGCTTGGCGGCGGCCCATGTGTCTTCGCCGCTATCGACGCCGCCCTGCGGCATCTGCCAGACATGGGTTTGATCGACATGCTCCGGACCGCTGGCGCGGCGGCCGATGAACACGAGTCCGTCCGGATTGATCAGCATGATGCCGACGCAGGTCCGGTAGGGCAGATCGTCGTAACGCGCCATCCTGCTTAAGCCTTTGATCCAGCCGTCCAAGCGCGCCAGCCGCACTCTATTCGTTCGTTCACGCGAGAGCGCCGGAACACCCGGTTCCGGCTTTGCCGATCACGCCTAGCTTGATTTTGGTTTCAGCATCGCCGTTGTCAACGGCACCAGCGCGATGCCGCGGGCCTCGAGTTGCTTTGCCCAGGTTCCGATCCGCTCGATCGAAATCGGCAAGGCGGATGCGATGCCGACGGCCGATCCGCGTTCCTTCGCCAGTGTTTCCAGCCGCGTCAGCGCCCGGTCGATTTCGGCCGGTGTCGGCACGGTGTCGATGCTGACATCGGCTTTCGCAAACGGCATCGCCTGTCCTTCCGCGATCACGCCCGCAACGCTGCGCGGCGCGCTGCCGTCGTCGAGCCATGCGAGACCGCGCCGGGCCGCTTCCTTGACGAGCGGCTGCATCGCCGCGTCGGTCGCGACGAAGCGCGATCCCATGAAATTGGCAATGCCGACATAGCCCTGAAAGCGACTCATATGCCAGGCGAAGCGGTCAGCGTTCTGCTCGGCGGACAATGTGGTGAGCAGCGTCTGCGGTCCGGGATCGTTATCCGGATAGTCGAATGGCTCCATCGGAACCTGCAGCAGCACTTCGTGCTTTTGCGCGCGGGCGCGCTCGACCAGTTTGCCGGGG is from Afipia massiliensis and encodes:
- the atpD gene encoding F0F1 ATP synthase subunit beta produces the protein MASPANQTGRIAQVIGAVVDVKFDGYLPAILNAIETTNQGNRLVLEVAQHLGESTVRAIAMDTTEGLVRGQEVKDTGAPITVPVGAGTLGRIMNVIGEPVDEQGPVKAETTRAIHQEAPLYTDQSTEAEILVTGIKVVDLLAPYAKGGKIGLFGGAGVGKTVLIQELINNVAKAHGGYSVFAGVGERTREGNDLYHEFIESGVNKKGGGEGSKCALVYGQMNEPPGARARVGLTGLTVAEHFRDQGQDVLFFVDNIFRFTQAGSEVSALLGRIPSAVGYQPTLATDMGALQERITTTHKGSITSVQAIYVPADDLTDPAPATSFAHLDATTVLNRAISEKGIYPAVDPLDSTSRMLSPLIVGEEHYLTARMVQQVLQKYKSLQDIIAILGMDELSEEDKIAVARARKIERFLSQPFFVAEIFTGSPGKFVDLADTIKGFKGLCEGKYDHLPEAAFYMVGTIEEAVEKGKKLAAEAA
- a CDS encoding F0F1 ATP synthase subunit epsilon, which encodes MATFHFDLVSPERIAFSGEVEQVDIPGVEGDLGVMAGHAPLVASIRPGIMTVTVGGKHEKIIVLGGLAEISEKGLTVLADTATSVAELDAAAFADKIAQMEEDLKEKEGSVLDQAIERLDHFKTIQRQIVNSTAMH
- a CDS encoding RNA pyrophosphohydrolase — its product is MARYDDLPYRTCVGIMLINPDGLVFIGRRASGPEHVDQTHVWQMPQGGVDSGEDTWAAAKRELYEETNARSVEKLGEVPEWLTYDIPRTVAGRAWKGRFRGQKQKWYALRFTGKDSEINVASPAGHKPEFIDWRWEPMKNLPELIVPFKRPVYERVVKEFTRFAGK